Below is a genomic region from Chloroflexota bacterium.
CGCACCCACAGGCTCACCGACTCGATATGGAACGTCTGGGGGAACATGTCCACCGGCTGCACCTCCATCAGACGATATCCCCCCTCCTGGAGGTACGCCACATCCCGCGCCAGCGTGGCCGGATCACAGGAGACGTACACGATCCGACGCGGCGCCAGCCGGGCCAGCTCCGCCAGGGCCTGTTTCCCCACGCCGGAACGCGGCGGGTCCACGACCACCAGATCGATGGGCTCCGCCAACACGGTCAACACCTCCTCCACAGGCCCCTCATGCAACTCCACCTGCTCCGGATCCCAGTCACGAGCATTCCAGGCGAAATCCTCACAGGCCGACGGGCTCTCCTCAATGCCGATGAGGCGGTCTACCCGGCCCTTCATCGCCAGGCCGAACAACCCCACGCCGCAATACGCATCCAGCAGCGTATCGCCGGGCTCCGGCTCCAGATAGCCCTGGACCAGATCGACCAGGGCCTGGGCGCCCGCCGTGTTCACCTGGAAGAAGCTATCCGCCGAGATGCGATACTCCCGACCGGCCACCTCCTCCGTGATGTACGGCGGCCCGATGAGCGGCTGAACCCGTCCATCCCGCGTCAGGAACGCACAGGAGACCGACAGATCCACCTCAAGCTCGGGCAGCTCGTCCCCGCGCGTCTCGAACATCACCAGCGCCTGGCCGGTGGTCACGCCCACGCGCAGGGTGATGCGACGGAGCCATCCGGCCAGCCCGGCCGCCGGCTCCTCCTCATCGCCGAGCTGCAACGCCGCGTGGAGTTCGTCCAGCAGCGGGTGCAGGAGCAGACACCGATCCACGGGGATGATCTCACGGCTGCCCGCCCGGCGGAACCCCAGTTGCCCATCCCGATCGATGGCAAACTGCACGTGATTCCGATAGCCGAACGGCTCGCCCACCGCCAGTGCGGGGCGAACCGGCGGATCGCTCAGATGCCCCAGACGGCGCAACTGATCGATCACGATCTCCCGCTTGAGCGCCAGCTGTCGCTCGTAGCGGATATGCTGCCACTGGCAGCCGCCGCACATGCCCGGGCCAAAATGCGGACACGGCGGCTCCACGCGATCCTCGCTGGCGGCCAGCACCTCCACCAACTCGGCGCGCGCCCACCGTTTGTGCTCCTCCACCACACGGGCCTGCACGCGCTCGCCGGGGAGCGTATACGGCACGAAGATCACCTTGCCCTCATGACGGCCCAGCGCCTCTCCCCCATGAGCGATCCCCGTCAGCTCTAACAAGATCGTTTCCATGCAATCCGCCTATGACATAAAGATGGGGCGCAGACGTTGCGCCCCCAATGGGGCAGCCCTTGTGGCTGCCCCAATAGCAGCACCTCTCGGACACACCCCGGCTCTAGGGATAGATCCCTCGCAGCATGATCGCCCGGACCACCCGATCGATGGCCAGGACGTTGGCGGCCAGCCGGTTGTGCACCTTCTTCTTCTCCGCCATCGCCACCACGGAGTCGAACGCCCGGTTCATGACCTGCTCCAGATGGCTGTTCACCTGGTCCTCATCCCAGAAGAAGAACTGGATGTCCTGCACCCACTCGAAGTAGGACACGGTGACGCCGCCCGCGTTGCACAGGATGTCCGGGATGACGAAGATGCCACGATCGAAGAAGATGTGATCCGCCTCGGGCTCGGTGGGGCCGTTGGCCGCCTCGGCGATGATCTTGGCCTGTACCTTGTCCGCGTTCCCCGCGTGCAGCTGCTTCTCCAGGGCGGCCGGCACCAGGATATCGCACGGCAGGGTGAGCAGTTCCTGATTCGTGATCACATCCGCGCCGGGGAACCCAACCACGGAGCCGCTCTCCCGCTTGTGACGCAGCACGGCGACGGGATCCAGCCCCTTGGGGTTATAGATCCCCCCCTTGGAGTCACTCACCGCGATGATCTTGGCCCCATCCTCGTGCAGCAGCCGAGCAGCGATCGATCCGGCGTTCCCATACCCTTGCACCACAACGCTCGCGCCCTCCAGATCCAGGCCGATCTTCTTGGCCGCACGCCGGACGCAGAACAGGGTCCCCCGGGCGGTCGCCTCATTACGTCCCAGGGAGCCCCCCAGCTCGATCGGCTTGCCCGTCGTCACCCCGGGGGTCACATGTCCAACCCCCATGCTGTACGTATCCATGATCCAGGCCATCACCTGAGGGTTCGTGTTCACGTCGGGGGCCGGGATATCCCGATCCGGGCCGATGATGATCGAGATCTCGGCAGCGTACCGGCGGGTCAGGCGCTCGATCTCTCGTAT
It encodes:
- the rlmD gene encoding 23S rRNA (uracil(1939)-C(5))-methyltransferase RlmD, whose amino-acid sequence is METILLELTGIAHGGEALGRHEGKVIFVPYTLPGERVQARVVEEHKRWARAELVEVLAASEDRVEPPCPHFGPGMCGGCQWQHIRYERQLALKREIVIDQLRRLGHLSDPPVRPALAVGEPFGYRNHVQFAIDRDGQLGFRRAGSREIIPVDRCLLLHPLLDELHAALQLGDEEEPAAGLAGWLRRITLRVGVTTGQALVMFETRGDELPELEVDLSVSCAFLTRDGRVQPLIGPPYITEEVAGREYRISADSFFQVNTAGAQALVDLVQGYLEPEPGDTLLDAYCGVGLFGLAMKGRVDRLIGIEESPSACEDFAWNARDWDPEQVELHEGPVEEVLTVLAEPIDLVVVDPPRSGVGKQALAELARLAPRRIVYVSCDPATLARDVAYLQEGGYRLMEVQPVDMFPQTFHIESVSLWVRE
- a CDS encoding Glu/Leu/Phe/Val dehydrogenase — translated: MAQQQFDEAVAYLDADIPDGYLAKLRVPERVLMVNFPVIMDDGELQVFTGYRVQHSTARGPAKGGIRYHPQVTMEEVSALAMWMTWKCAVVGIPYGGAKGGVVCDPKKLSIREIERLTRRYAAEISIIIGPDRDIPAPDVNTNPQVMAWIMDTYSMGVGHVTPGVTTGKPIELGGSLGRNEATARGTLFCVRRAAKKIGLDLEGASVVVQGYGNAGSIAARLLHEDGAKIIAVSDSKGGIYNPKGLDPVAVLRHKRESGSVVGFPGADVITNQELLTLPCDILVPAALEKQLHAGNADKVQAKIIAEAANGPTEPEADHIFFDRGIFVIPDILCNAGGVTVSYFEWVQDIQFFFWDEDQVNSHLEQVMNRAFDSVVAMAEKKKVHNRLAANVLAIDRVVRAIMLRGIYP